tcccatggctattccaacatacaaagtgattatgtacattcactgagtgaatatttagaaaataaaacatatatttctcgctagaaatgtgatccaaatccatttttatgtagaaactaagtcaaaaattgatttttttactaaaaatgagagaactgtccgccatgttttttgttctgaccgccgggaccttaaaagtcacgtgacttggaacaaaccaatagccaaggcatatgactgtcattaacttgcattgtagcaaaatccgtgtcagtttcatggaaatttgagtgattccatggctattccacagattgtGGACAGAGTTAAGCAAatttgtggctatttcacagattcctatGAGACCAGGTTCGCTCATTTCTATAACACATGCATAGATTTCTACCTCTTATAGAGCCATTTTGAAAACACCCTTTTCATTATTCAACACATACCCCCTGGAGGCTGGTTAGAAAttcattagataaaataaataaaaataaagtaaggtaagataaaaaaaatttaaaacaataaatgaattATTACATAATAGAGCacgtctatatatatatatatatatatatatatatatatatagactaataaatagcaccaaataaataaataaataaaacagaagatgttgcaacactaagatgcatgagcagaaaaatattttaaaatgattcgtaagtaaaagccaaattaaaaagataagtcttaagtctTAAATACTGTATACCGCATTTGTAGTATATACTGAAGctattttaacactttaattAAACTCGAGGGGCactgaggtttccctcatttacagtgacgacaatttaatttacaaacagtacagaaatacaaattcaaaatccAAATCATAACagacaagataaataaataagtaaaaatgctaTTTAACATGCCCCAAGCTAAAAACAGTAGCAGGAAAGTCTGCAATCAAGCTGAGAAATTGACATCATGTTCTGGGTGTATTGATTCTCAGTGTAAGTTGAAGATCATTCCAGGTTGCtgggcattaaaacaaaaggctgactTCCCAGGTTCAGTCTGCACATGGGGAACTGTGAGAGTAAACTAATTATTTGCTCGTGTCAAATAGTGTCCATGATTCCAATCAAAAAGTTGTGATAACCCCTTGAAGACTAAGGCTATTTCTTGATTTTTTGCATACTTTCATAAATTCCCCTTTTAAGGCTTGCATATAACATAATACCCAAGtgtttgatataaaaatgtgcaaacTCAGCTTTCTGTATAGTGAGCCAAATTTGTCCTAGAGCAATGTGTATAGAGATTATTTGGCCCAAAGGCTGAAAAATTAAATTCCGCTTTTTGAAATTCTTCAAATCTCTTACGAAATCATACCTTTACTCATGTGGACAAATTGTTTGGGAACTTGCAATGAGTTTACCAAAGTCTTAAGTTCACAAAAGTAGTGTActatatgaataaaatagtaaacAAAGGTAAAACAATTgtctaaaattacattttgtcaaTACCGTTTTTAGAGAAAAACTGTTGTGTCTGTCACTCTACTTTGACCATAAAGGGACTGAGATAAAATAGGACTCAATAATGACTTCATACTACATATCAAGCTTCATTGATTACAGTAATTTGAGGGTTATTTCATAAAACCCTCAGCATATAAAATTAATGAAACTACAATGCAGCTGTCAAAGTGTTTCCTACTGAGACACCTCTTTCCAGACGACAGCTGATACCTGACCTGTAACAAAAGCCTGAAAgggtgtgtgcaggtgtgtgattTTAGAAAGTGAGAGCACCTGGGGATGACGATTAAACATCCCCAGTTATACAGTTACTGTATCAAGGAAAATAGGGTggtggattaaaaaaatatatataaaaaatgaaaccgAGGAGGAGcgagaaaagaagaggaggaataaAACTTAGAGGTAACAAGGGAGGGGCcctgagaaaaatatataaacgcATGACACTTCATCTAGTGATCAGTCGATCATATCCTCCGTCCTCCTGCAGCCGTCAACATGAAAGGTGagactaaatatatatttacagaggTAATATCAGGAACAATACAGTAACTGGCGATAATATAAAGCTCCTTCCTTTGCTTATTTCACCCCAGTTATTATCCTGATGTGTCTGCTGCATGCAGCCCTTGCACATGGGTCATTCATGTTCGTTACCGATGGATCCACAAGCAATGGTGAGAAACCATGGGTGCATAATCAATGTGTCTGCATGTATTCATTTCTGTAagtgcatttatgtgtgtgcatttttgcaTTCAGCTTGTCAATCAGGAATGGGCTCGTGTCGCTGCTGTCTGATGGCACAAGAAGTGAAAAGGCTGCAGACGTACTTTAGCACGACTTTGGATGAAATAGAggaggaaaacaacaaaacaatagcAGTTATTGACAAAGTTAAAGGTAAgtgacatcttttttttttttttttgcatcttgcTTTTTTGTTATTGATGTCACTCCAATCTACTTTTTTAACCTCTAAACTGCCATCTCATCCGTTGCATCTCCAGACAGCCGCACTGCCTTCTCTGTGGCTCTACGGGATACTTTCGGGTGTTACGGGGCGTTCGACAAGGAACGCGTCATCGTCTACAAACACGTCTTCATCAATCTTGGCGGTAGCTACAGCGACGAGACCGGCATCTTCACCGTTCCACACTCTGGTGTCTACAGCCTCGCCCTCACCGTCTACAGTGACGCCG
This is a stretch of genomic DNA from Centropristis striata isolate RG_2023a ecotype Rhode Island chromosome 4, C.striata_1.0, whole genome shotgun sequence. It encodes these proteins:
- the LOC131970664 gene encoding complement C1q-like protein 4, translated to MKACQSGMGSCRCCLMAQEVKRLQTYFSTTLDEIEEENNKTIAVIDKVKDSRTAFSVALRDTFGCYGAFDKERVIVYKHVFINLGGSYSDETGIFTVPHSGVYSLALTVYSDAGSPGSLLSACANLEVNGQVVAGPRENNEQDQEDSATINLALHLKAGDKVTVNLPPGCFLCDDSSHYNTFSGFLLYLEEVYNA